A genome region from Oryzias latipes chromosome 2, ASM223467v1 includes the following:
- the kif5c gene encoding kinesin heavy chain isoform X1, producing MVDASECGVRVMCRFRPLNQAEVQRGDQYIPKFKGDDTVLITAKPYVFDRVLPPNTTQGQVYDQCAKQIVKDVLGGYNGTIFAYGQTSSGKTHTMEGKLHDPQLMGIIPRIAHDIFDHIYSMDENLEFHIKVSYFEIYLDKIRDLLDVSKTNLAVHEDKNRVPYVKGCTERFVSSPEEVMDVIDEGKSNRHVAVTNMNEHSSRSHSIFLINIKQENIETEKKLSGKLYLVDLAGSEKVSKTGAEGAVLDEAKNINKSLSALGNVISALAEGTKTHVPYRDSKMTRILQDSLGGNCRTTIIICCSPSVYNEAETKSTLMFGQRAKTIKNTVCVNLELTAEEWKKKYEKEKEKSKSLKSVIQRLEAELERWRRGEDVPEDEQLSAKDQKSAEPYDNTPTIDNLPPAGGGVSVCGEERRKYEEDIGDLYKQLDDKDDEINQHSQLAEKLKEQMIDQEELLASTRRDYEKIQEELCRLQMENELAKEEVKEVLQALEELAVNYDQKSQKVEEQEQANLQLSEELQHKTALLLAAQRELSQMQEINGLQRKRAVEVLNLLLRDLSDIGAIICTSDVKAAASSETNGNGSAMEEEFTVARLYISKMKSEVKSLVNRCKQLESAQADAHHKIQANEKELASCQLLVSQHQAKIRSLTDYMQNLEQRKRQLEESQDALSEELAELQAQGKRHELSGEATVDLSKDRGDDIKKSLDEQLESHREAHQKQLSRLRDEVKEKQRMLDELTDLNQGLLLEQERLMADFSKLKEKEQEKDTKLQKLTQLNEEQETAREELKGLEETVAKELQTLHNLRKLFVQDLTARVKKSAELDCEEGLSNVAQKQKISFLENNLEQLTKVHKQLVRDNADLRCELPKLEKRLRVTAERVKALENALKEAKENAMRDRKRYQQEVDRIKEAVRAKNMARRGFSAQIAKPIRPGHPPTASPICGSVRTGTVRS from the exons ATGGTGGATGCGTCGGAGTGCGGCGTGAGGGTGATGTGCCGCTTCAGGCCTCTGAACCAGGCCGAGGTCCAGCGGGGAGACCAGTACATCCCCAAATTCAAGGGCGACGACACGGTGCTGATAACG GCCAAACCATACGTGTTCGACCGCGTGCTGCCGCCCAACACCACACAGGGGCAGGTCTACGACCAGTGTGCCAAACAGATAGTCAAAG ATGTGTTGGGTGGGTACAACGGGACCATCTTCGCCTACGGACAAACATCGTCTGGGAAGACCCACACCATGGAG GGCAAACTGCACGACCCCCAGCTGATGGGGATCATCCCTCGCATCGCCCATGACATCTTTGACCACATCTACTCCATGGACGAGAACCTGGAATTTCACATCAAG gtctcttattttgaaatttaccTGGACAAGATCAGAGACCTGCTGGATG TGTCGAAGACCAACCTTGCCGTGCACGAAGACAAAAACAGGGTGCCCTATGTTAAG GGTTGCACTGAGCGCTTCGTGTCCAGCCCAGAGGAGGTGATGGACGTCATCGACGAGGGAAAATCCAATCGACACGTGGCCGTGACCA ACATGAACGAGCACAGCTCCCGGAGCCACAGCATCTTCCTCATCAACATCAAGCAGGAGAACATCGAGACGGAGAAGAAACTGTCGGGGAAGCTCTACCTGGTGGACCTGGCTGGCAGTGAGAAG GTCAGTAAGACCGGAGCGGAGGGCGCCGTCCTGGACGAGGCCAAGAACATCAACAAGTCTCTGTCGGCACTGGGGAACGTCATCTCCGCTTTAGCAGAGGGAACG aaaacCCACGTGCCGTACAGAGACAGCAAGATGACGCGGATCCTGCAGGACTCGCTGGGAGGAAACTGCcgcaccaccatcatcatctgcTGCTCGCCGTCCGTCTACAACGAGGCCGAGACCAAGTCCACGCTCATGTTTGGACAGAG AGCCAAGACCATCAAGAACACGGTCTGCGTGAACCTGGAGCTGACAGCGGAGGAGTGGAAGAAGAAATACGAGAAGGAGAAAGAGAAGAGCAAGAGCCTGAAGAGCGTCATCCAGAGGCTGGAGGCGGAGCTAGAGCGCTGGAGGAGGG GCGAGGACGTTCCTGAGGACGAGCAGCTGAGCGCCAAGGACCAGAAGAGCGCCGAGCCGTACGACAACACTCCCACCATCGACAACCTGCCGCCGGCTGGAGGAGGCGTCTCCGTGTGCGGCGAGGAGAGGCGCAAATACGAGGAGGACATTGGCGACCTGTACAAGCAGCTGGACGACAAG GACGATGAGATCAACCAACACAGCCAGCTGGCGGAGAAGCTGAAGGAGCAGATGATTGACCAAGaagag CTCTTGGCGTCGACGCGACGCGACTACGAgaagatccaggaggagctGTGCCGGCTGCAGATGGAGAACGAGCTGGCCAAGGAGGAAGTGAAGGAGGTGCTGCAGGCGCTGGAGGAGCTGGCCGTCAACTACGACCAGAAGAGCCAGAAGgtggaggagcaggagcaggcCAACCTGCAGCTGAGCGAAGAGCTGCAGCACAAGACG GCGCTGCTGTTGGCGGCACAGCGGGAACTTAGCCAGATGCAGGAGATCAACGGTTTGCAGAGGAAGAGGGCCGTGGAGGTGCTCAACCTGCTGCTACGGGACCTCAGCGACATTGGCGCCATCATCTGCACCAGCGACGTCAAGGCCGCCGCT TCCTCAGAAACCAACGGGAACGGCTCCGCCATGGAGGAGGAGTTTACCGTCGCTCGCCTCTACATCAGCAAGATGAAGTCCGAGGTCAAGTCTCTGGTGAACCGCTGCAAACAGCTGGAGAGTGCTCAGGCCGACGCCCACCACAAGATCCAGGCCAACGAGAAGGAGCTGGCTTCCTGTCAGCTGCTCGTCTCCCAG CATCAGGCCAAGATCAGGTCTCTGACGGACTACATGCAGAACCTGGAACAGAGGAAGCGGCAGCTGGAGGAGAGCCAGGACGCGCTGAGCGAGGAGCTCGCCGAGCTTCAGGCTCAGG GTAAGAGGCATGAGCTGTCAGGCGAGGCCACGGTGGACCTCTCTAAGGACAGAGGCGACGACATAaag AAATCTCTGGACGAGCAGCTGGAGAGCCACAGAGAAGCTCACCAGAAGCAGCTGAGCCGCCTCCGGGACGAGGTCAAGGAAAAGCAGAGGATGCTGGACGAGCTGACCGA TCTGAACCAGGGTCTGCTGCTGGAGCAGGAGAGGCTCATGGCGGACTTCAGCAAACTGAAGGAAAAGGAGCAGGAGAAGGACACCAAGCTGCAGAAGCTCAC acagCTCAATGAAGAGCAGGAGACGGCTAGAGAGGAGCTGAAAGGTCTGGAGGAGACTGTG GCCAAAGAGCTGCAGACGCTGCACAACCTGCGCAAACTCTTCGTTCAGGACCTCACCGCTCGGGTCAAGAAG AGTGCAGAGCTGGACTGTGAGGAAGGCCTGAGCAACGTCGCCCAAaagcagaagatctccttcctgGAGAACAACCTGGAGCAGCTAACAAAGGTCCACAAGCAG CTGGTTCGCGACAACGCCGACCTCCGCTGCGAGCTGCCGAAGCTGGAGAAGCGTCTGCGAGTGACGGCCGAGCGCGTCAAAGCGCTGGAGAACGCCCTGAAGGAGGCCAAGGAGAACGCCATGCGGGACCGCAAGCGCTACCAGCAGGAGGTGGACCGCATCAAGGAGGCCGTTCGCGCCAAGAACATGGCCAGGAGGGGGTTCTCCGCGCAGATCG CCAAACCCATCAGGCCGGGTCACCCCCCCACGGCGTCCCCGATCTGTGGTTCCGTCAGAACCGGGACGGTCCGCTCCTAA
- the kif5c gene encoding kinesin heavy chain isoform X2: MVDASECGVRVMCRFRPLNQAEVQRGDQYIPKFKGDDTVLITAKPYVFDRVLPPNTTQGQVYDQCAKQIVKDVLGGYNGTIFAYGQTSSGKTHTMEGKLHDPQLMGIIPRIAHDIFDHIYSMDENLEFHIKVSYFEIYLDKIRDLLDVSKTNLAVHEDKNRVPYVKGCTERFVSSPEEVMDVIDEGKSNRHVAVTNMNEHSSRSHSIFLINIKQENIETEKKLSGKLYLVDLAGSEKVSKTGAEGAVLDEAKNINKSLSALGNVISALAEGTKTHVPYRDSKMTRILQDSLGGNCRTTIIICCSPSVYNEAETKSTLMFGQRAKTIKNTVCVNLELTAEEWKKKYEKEKEKSKSLKSVIQRLEAELERWRRGEDVPEDEQLSAKDQKSAEPYDNTPTIDNLPPAGGGVSVCGEERRKYEEDIGDLYKQLDDKDDEINQHSQLAEKLKEQMIDQEELLASTRRDYEKIQEELCRLQMENELAKEEVKEVLQALEELAVNYDQKSQKVEEQEQANLQLSEELQHKTALLLAAQRELSQMQEINGLQRKRAVEVLNLLLRDLSDIGAIICTSDVKAAASSETNGNGSAMEEEFTVARLYISKMKSEVKSLVNRCKQLESAQADAHHKIQANEKELASCQLLVSQHQAKIRSLTDYMQNLEQRKRQLEESQDALSEELAELQGKRHELSGEATVDLSKDRGDDIKKSLDEQLESHREAHQKQLSRLRDEVKEKQRMLDELTDLNQGLLLEQERLMADFSKLKEKEQEKDTKLQKLTQLNEEQETAREELKGLEETVAKELQTLHNLRKLFVQDLTARVKKSAELDCEEGLSNVAQKQKISFLENNLEQLTKVHKQLVRDNADLRCELPKLEKRLRVTAERVKALENALKEAKENAMRDRKRYQQEVDRIKEAVRAKNMARRGFSAQIAKPIRPGHPPTASPICGSVRTGTVRS, from the exons ATGGTGGATGCGTCGGAGTGCGGCGTGAGGGTGATGTGCCGCTTCAGGCCTCTGAACCAGGCCGAGGTCCAGCGGGGAGACCAGTACATCCCCAAATTCAAGGGCGACGACACGGTGCTGATAACG GCCAAACCATACGTGTTCGACCGCGTGCTGCCGCCCAACACCACACAGGGGCAGGTCTACGACCAGTGTGCCAAACAGATAGTCAAAG ATGTGTTGGGTGGGTACAACGGGACCATCTTCGCCTACGGACAAACATCGTCTGGGAAGACCCACACCATGGAG GGCAAACTGCACGACCCCCAGCTGATGGGGATCATCCCTCGCATCGCCCATGACATCTTTGACCACATCTACTCCATGGACGAGAACCTGGAATTTCACATCAAG gtctcttattttgaaatttaccTGGACAAGATCAGAGACCTGCTGGATG TGTCGAAGACCAACCTTGCCGTGCACGAAGACAAAAACAGGGTGCCCTATGTTAAG GGTTGCACTGAGCGCTTCGTGTCCAGCCCAGAGGAGGTGATGGACGTCATCGACGAGGGAAAATCCAATCGACACGTGGCCGTGACCA ACATGAACGAGCACAGCTCCCGGAGCCACAGCATCTTCCTCATCAACATCAAGCAGGAGAACATCGAGACGGAGAAGAAACTGTCGGGGAAGCTCTACCTGGTGGACCTGGCTGGCAGTGAGAAG GTCAGTAAGACCGGAGCGGAGGGCGCCGTCCTGGACGAGGCCAAGAACATCAACAAGTCTCTGTCGGCACTGGGGAACGTCATCTCCGCTTTAGCAGAGGGAACG aaaacCCACGTGCCGTACAGAGACAGCAAGATGACGCGGATCCTGCAGGACTCGCTGGGAGGAAACTGCcgcaccaccatcatcatctgcTGCTCGCCGTCCGTCTACAACGAGGCCGAGACCAAGTCCACGCTCATGTTTGGACAGAG AGCCAAGACCATCAAGAACACGGTCTGCGTGAACCTGGAGCTGACAGCGGAGGAGTGGAAGAAGAAATACGAGAAGGAGAAAGAGAAGAGCAAGAGCCTGAAGAGCGTCATCCAGAGGCTGGAGGCGGAGCTAGAGCGCTGGAGGAGGG GCGAGGACGTTCCTGAGGACGAGCAGCTGAGCGCCAAGGACCAGAAGAGCGCCGAGCCGTACGACAACACTCCCACCATCGACAACCTGCCGCCGGCTGGAGGAGGCGTCTCCGTGTGCGGCGAGGAGAGGCGCAAATACGAGGAGGACATTGGCGACCTGTACAAGCAGCTGGACGACAAG GACGATGAGATCAACCAACACAGCCAGCTGGCGGAGAAGCTGAAGGAGCAGATGATTGACCAAGaagag CTCTTGGCGTCGACGCGACGCGACTACGAgaagatccaggaggagctGTGCCGGCTGCAGATGGAGAACGAGCTGGCCAAGGAGGAAGTGAAGGAGGTGCTGCAGGCGCTGGAGGAGCTGGCCGTCAACTACGACCAGAAGAGCCAGAAGgtggaggagcaggagcaggcCAACCTGCAGCTGAGCGAAGAGCTGCAGCACAAGACG GCGCTGCTGTTGGCGGCACAGCGGGAACTTAGCCAGATGCAGGAGATCAACGGTTTGCAGAGGAAGAGGGCCGTGGAGGTGCTCAACCTGCTGCTACGGGACCTCAGCGACATTGGCGCCATCATCTGCACCAGCGACGTCAAGGCCGCCGCT TCCTCAGAAACCAACGGGAACGGCTCCGCCATGGAGGAGGAGTTTACCGTCGCTCGCCTCTACATCAGCAAGATGAAGTCCGAGGTCAAGTCTCTGGTGAACCGCTGCAAACAGCTGGAGAGTGCTCAGGCCGACGCCCACCACAAGATCCAGGCCAACGAGAAGGAGCTGGCTTCCTGTCAGCTGCTCGTCTCCCAG CATCAGGCCAAGATCAGGTCTCTGACGGACTACATGCAGAACCTGGAACAGAGGAAGCGGCAGCTGGAGGAGAGCCAGGACGCGCTGAGCGAGGAGCTCGCCGAGCTTCAG GGTAAGAGGCATGAGCTGTCAGGCGAGGCCACGGTGGACCTCTCTAAGGACAGAGGCGACGACATAaag AAATCTCTGGACGAGCAGCTGGAGAGCCACAGAGAAGCTCACCAGAAGCAGCTGAGCCGCCTCCGGGACGAGGTCAAGGAAAAGCAGAGGATGCTGGACGAGCTGACCGA TCTGAACCAGGGTCTGCTGCTGGAGCAGGAGAGGCTCATGGCGGACTTCAGCAAACTGAAGGAAAAGGAGCAGGAGAAGGACACCAAGCTGCAGAAGCTCAC acagCTCAATGAAGAGCAGGAGACGGCTAGAGAGGAGCTGAAAGGTCTGGAGGAGACTGTG GCCAAAGAGCTGCAGACGCTGCACAACCTGCGCAAACTCTTCGTTCAGGACCTCACCGCTCGGGTCAAGAAG AGTGCAGAGCTGGACTGTGAGGAAGGCCTGAGCAACGTCGCCCAAaagcagaagatctccttcctgGAGAACAACCTGGAGCAGCTAACAAAGGTCCACAAGCAG CTGGTTCGCGACAACGCCGACCTCCGCTGCGAGCTGCCGAAGCTGGAGAAGCGTCTGCGAGTGACGGCCGAGCGCGTCAAAGCGCTGGAGAACGCCCTGAAGGAGGCCAAGGAGAACGCCATGCGGGACCGCAAGCGCTACCAGCAGGAGGTGGACCGCATCAAGGAGGCCGTTCGCGCCAAGAACATGGCCAGGAGGGGGTTCTCCGCGCAGATCG CCAAACCCATCAGGCCGGGTCACCCCCCCACGGCGTCCCCGATCTGTGGTTCCGTCAGAACCGGGACGGTCCGCTCCTAA